In Candidatus Omnitrophota bacterium, one genomic interval encodes:
- a CDS encoding YggT family protein, which translates to MFVLSNLLNAVAQLIGIILTALYWLIIVRALISWVSPDPYNPVVQFLYKVTEPVLYPIRKILPFSLKFGIDISPVIAFLAIIFLKSFLVASLIDLSVRLRMAG; encoded by the coding sequence ATGTTCGTATTGTCTAATTTGCTGAATGCGGTGGCCCAGTTGATAGGCATTATCCTTACGGCGCTGTACTGGCTGATAATAGTCAGGGCTTTGATCAGCTGGGTCAGCCCTGATCCGTATAATCCGGTGGTCCAGTTTTTGTATAAGGTTACTGAGCCGGTCCTTTATCCCATAAGGAAGATACTGCCTTTTTCGCTGAAATTCGGGATTGATATTTCTCCGGTGATCGCTTTCCTGGCGATAATATTCCTGAAGTCGTTTTTGGTGGCCAGCCTGATTGATCTATCGGTCCGGCTGCGGATGGCCGGGTGA
- a CDS encoding cytochrome c family protein, with protein sequence MKKYVFLTFLLAACGLLFFGLAHFVDAQEGAAAPDSVTLDNTFGKVTFSHKGHTAQGECKVCHHMGTPDQKCEVCHTKDAKLNSQNAFHKNCIDCHKEKASGPTGCMDCHKK encoded by the coding sequence ATGAAGAAGTATGTTTTTTTAACGTTCCTTTTAGCCGCATGCGGGTTATTGTTCTTCGGACTGGCTCATTTTGTGGACGCGCAGGAAGGCGCCGCCGCCCCGGATTCAGTAACTTTGGACAATACCTTCGGCAAGGTTACTTTTTCCCATAAGGGGCATACCGCTCAGGGAGAATGCAAAGTCTGCCATCATATGGGCACCCCTGACCAGAAATGCGAGGTCTGCCATACCAAGGATGCCAAGTTGAATTCGCAGAACGCATTCCATAAGAATTGCATCGATTGCCATAAAGAAAAAGCCAGCGGCCCTACGGGCTGTATGGATTGTCATAAGAAATAA
- a CDS encoding response regulator, whose amino-acid sequence MEKQIKVLLVDDELDFRKLMTFWLESKGYSVIGAANGEDAVRLTCEAAPDIIFMDLNMPVMDGAQALRKIREFNKDIPVIIISAYVDDKRAKNAVESGISGVFYKGKDFQEGLSLLEAALRTHKQLKR is encoded by the coding sequence ATGGAAAAGCAGATAAAGGTCCTGTTGGTAGATGATGAGTTGGATTTTCGCAAACTTATGACTTTTTGGCTTGAGTCCAAAGGGTATTCGGTGATCGGCGCCGCTAACGGGGAAGATGCGGTCAGATTAACTTGCGAAGCAGCCCCGGACATCATCTTTATGGACTTGAACATGCCGGTAATGGACGGGGCGCAGGCCTTACGCAAGATCAGGGAATTTAACAAGGATATACCGGTGATAATCATCAGCGCCTATGTCGATGATAAAAGGGCAAAAAACGCCGTAGAAAGCGGCATCTCCGGAGTGTTTTACAAAGGCAAGGATTTTCAGGAGGGGCTTTCTCTATTGGAAGCGGCCTTGAGGACCCACAAACAGCTTAAGCGTTGA